In Helianthus annuus cultivar XRQ/B chromosome 9, HanXRQr2.0-SUNRISE, whole genome shotgun sequence, the following are encoded in one genomic region:
- the LOC110915227 gene encoding protein FAR1-RELATED SEQUENCE 5-like translates to MMSTTVDGVRICPTTGNQYYTPIVPDSSKPVVGMHFQSIDSAFNFYKKYAKLSGFEGRKHTQSSKNGVVIRKYFVCAKEGSATSCAVDTVNDSVGADKKLNDRRRRPSKRTGCKAHIRMSLTPKNTYRISHVFEEHNHSFVDEEDYHLLASSRKLTFTEEQLFSDFSEMNIGPVRAFNLMRKIRGGFDKVGVTSTDCKNFKRDINLFIGEFDVDMAVQRLMKKKLYLPNFSCEFYCDEKGALAGLFWADEEMKLNYEVFGDVMSFDATFRTNRYDLVFVPFTGIDNHHHNVTFAGSLLASETAESYKWLLQSFLKAFGVAPKVVVTDQDAAMKIAIRDVFPDTRHRLCMWHIMIKVSEKVGTELSQDEVFKEDICDVVWTDALEPAQFETQWCDLMIKYNLTSNSWLSDMYNLRSDWIPAYYRHEHMSGLMRTTSRSESENHFFGQLTNTKLSLVEFLSHFDTAMESQRFKRSKRDHDTRYTQPAMKTNYELELEAVKIYTRGIFFDVQEEIRLACKNCMCRREEEVGDSIKFYILQVNLPDLHEVLFTPKDMVIKCSCNRYEQYGLLCRHAFCVLRLCGIKEFPKKYVMGRWTRDVVPKKTKVSSFDQNAAGNQVERASSIVREIMTATEHIVNRLVTNMDLLSLYRDQVIESKLKVDSADLPAESLDKNARLANILHADQPCSSSSATILPPSGIRNKGCGSNKRLKSFREVSSSRISKKTKTRGCLICGGHGHNSRTCKMKTTVADSQKSS, encoded by the exons ATGATGTCTACTACTGTCGATG GAGTTCGTATCTGTCCAACTACTGGTAATCAGTATTATACTCCTATTGTTCCAGATTCTTCCAAACCTGTAGTTGGTATGCATTTCCAGTCAATTGATTCTGCCTTTAATTTCTATAAGAAGTATGCTAAGTTATCTGGGTTTGAGGGTCGAAAGCATACTCAATCTTCAAAAAATGGTGTTGTGATTAGAAAGTACTTTGTTTGTGCGAAAGAGGGTTCAGCGACATCCTGTGCTGTTGACACGGTAAATGATAGTGTTGGTGCTGATAAAAAGTTAAATGACCGAAGGAGGAGACCTTCTAAACGTACCGGATGTAAGGCACACATCCGTATGTCTTTAACTCCAAAAAATACTTATAGAATTTCTCATGTATTTGAGGAGCATAATCATTCTTTTGTTGATGAAGAGGATTATCATCTTTTAGCTTCGTCTAGAAAGTTGACATTCACTGAAGAGCAACTGTTTTCTGATTTTTCTGAGATGAATATTGGTCCAGTTAGGGCATTCAACCTTATGAGAAAGATTCGTGGTGGATTTGATAAGGTTGGAGTGACGTCTACTGATTGTAAAAATTTTAAAAGAGATATTAATTTGTTCATTGGAGAGTTTGATGTGGACATGGCTGTCCAACGTCTTATGAAGAAGAAGCTGTATTTGCCGAATTTTTCTTGTGAATTTTATTGTGATGAAAAAGGTGCTCTTGCTGGATTATTTTGGGCTGATGAAGAAATGAAACTGAATTATGAGGTCTTTGGGGATGTTATGTCTTTTGATGCTACGTTCCGTACGAACAG GTATGACTTGGTATTTGTTCCGTTCACTGGAATCGATAATCATCATCACAATGTCACGTTTGCTGGTTCTTTGTTAGCATCTGAAACTGCtgaatcatataaatggcttctTCAAAGTTTTTTGAAGGCTTTTGGTGTTGCACCTAAGGTGGTTGTGACTGATCAGGACGCTGCAATGAAAATTGCCATCCGAGATGTTTTCCCAGATACCAGACATCGTTTGTGTATGTGGCATATAATGATCAAAGTTTCTGAAAAG gTTGGTACTGAGCTATCACAAGATGAGGTTTTTAAAGAAGATATATGTGATGTTGTATGGACTGATGCTCTTGAACCAGCACAGTTTGAGACACAATGGTGTGATTTAATGATTAAGTACAACCTTACTAGTAACAGCTGGCTGTCTGATATGTACAACCTCAGATCAGATTGGATTCCTGCATACTATCGTCATGAACATATGTCCGGTCTTATGCGTACAACATCTAGGTCTGAGAGTGAAAATCATTTTTTTGGTCAATTAACCAACACAAAATTGTCATTAGTTGAGTTTTTGAGCCATTTTGATACTGCAATGGAATCTCAGAGGTTTAAGCGCAGCAAACGTGATCATGATACCAGATACACACAACCTGCCATGAAAACCAATTATGAATTGGAACTGGAAGCTGTAAAGATTTATACTCGGGGGATATTTTTTGATGTTCAAGAAGAAATTCGACTTGCTTGCAAGAATTGTATGTGCAGGCGTGAAGAAGAAGTTGGTGATTCAATTAAGTTTTATATTCTACAGGTCAATCTTCCCGACCTTCATGAG GTTCTTTTTACTCCTAAGGATATGGTAATTAAATGCAGCTGCAACCGATATGAGCAGTATGGTTTGCTATGTAGGCATGCCTTTTGTGTTCTTCGTCTTTGTGGTATAAAGGAGTTccctaaaaaatatgttatggGGCGTTGGACAAGAGATGTTGTTCCAAAAAAGACAAAAGTTTCGAGTTTTGATCAAAATGCTGCTGGTAATCAAGTTGAACGTGCTTCCAGCATTGTGCGTGAGATAATGACTGCAACTGAACATATTGTTAACCGTCTTGTTACAAATATGGACCTGTTATCGTTGTATAGAGACCAAGTGATCGAGTCGAAGTTGAAGGTTGATTCTGCTGACCTTCCTGCAGAATCACTTGACAAGAATGCAAGATTAGCTAATATTCTTCATGCTGATCAGCCATGTTCATCGTCTTCTGCTACCATTCTTCCACCTAGTGGTATTAGAAACAAGGGGTGTGGTTCAAACAAACGCTTAAAGTcttttcgtgaggtatcatcttCAAGAATATCAAAGAAAACTAAAACTAGAGGTTGTTTGATATGTGGAGGTCATGGACATAATAGTCGGACTTGTAAGATGAAGACTACTGTTGCTGATTCCCAGAAGAGCAGTTAG